The Faecalibacterium sp. I3-3-89 sequence CGGTCAGGTCTGCAAGTTCGTCAAGGAGTTTCGCCCGGATCTGCTCGGTGTCTGCACCGCCGGAATTGAAGTGCCTTGCAAGCTGGTTGAGATTGCTGCCCATCTTGCTGCACTGGGCAAGCAGGGTGGAAACAGCGGTCAGGGTTTCTTCGCTGCCGCCTGCAACGATGACCGTTTTCTCGATCTTGACGTTGTGGATGGCGCGGCGGATGAAGGTGGAGAGGGAGAGATTCAGGAGTTTGCAAGTGAGTTCCAGTGACGCTTTTTCCTCCGCTGCCACACGGAACTTGATGACGTGCGTTTTGCTGTTCGGCGTGTCGTGGTGCTGGGAATTGCTAGGGGTCGATTGAACATTCGTTTTGGTCATTGTACCTCCTGTCTGTTCGATAACTCCTCGGTGAAGTTATGTAAGCACGACACGCCGTTCCATTCGTGCCGCAAGGCACGAATGATGAGCAGGGTTTGGGGCAGGCACGCCCCAACAAGATCACTTCGGAAATGCAGACGCATTGCAGAAGTGAAGTCCCGGTGGAGCACAACATTTTCAAGAATTGAAAATTTGTGGCCACGGGACGGTTCTTGCCCTCTACCGCTGCGCTCGAAACGTATTTTTAACAAATGTTTCCGAATTGTTAAGGCGCAAAAATAAGTAGAAGTTGTGCTGCTCATGTAATGGGGTCGCCGTTTGCTCCGAACGCAGTTCCTGCCCCTGTTTTGCAGCGGCGTTGTCCGGCTCGTTCACAGAAAGTGTGAGGTCATGGCGCAGTATCTCGTTCAGACGGCTTATGAAGGATTCAAGGTACAGTATGAAGAAAGCCGGGCGCAGTGCGGACACTACAACCTGCTTCTTTCAAACGCAAGAATAACACTTTGGGGTTGTACGGTCAACAACTAAAAACAAATTTTTAAAGATTTAACAACTACATAAGATTTTATTTGTGAAAAAGAAAAATACCGCCCACGCAGCGCAGCGATGATTTTGTCGGGTGAAACGGCGGCAAAATAGATCGGGTGTGTTGCGGGGCGGTTGATCTTTTAGGGATGATCCATGGCGAGGCTGTGTTCAAAATGAACACGACCACATCTTGTGGATGGCTTCAAGCCAATCCACAAAAGCAGCGGGATTTGTGACAGAGAATATCACGCATTGAACGGTGCGTCAAGATAATTTGAAAAAAATTATTGCGGCAAAGCGGTGATAGTAGGACTTATAGGAGGCTGTTTGAGCTGTTTTTTCTATTTATAGCTACAATGATAGCCATTGGGGGATTGTGATGGGTCAGGGCTGAAAAGGGCTTTTATAATTTGCTGCAGCGCATCATGTCCTCGACGCTCCCAGCGTCCTCAAAGGACGATTTGATGGGTGTGTAGGGATAAGCTGTAAAAAGAAGCATGGACGCCCCCGAAAAGGAGAGCGTCCATGCTTCTTGCTGTATCCGAATGGAGGAGATTGCGAAATCAGTGATTGTCCGGGCAGACGATTTCCAGCATCTGATCGAAAACCTCTTCCATCTGCCGCACCAGCGTGAACTGGGTGCGGGCGCGGTCGAGGTTGTGATCCGGGCGGGCAATGTGGAAATAATGGTCGCCCTCCAGATAGTCAGTCAGAAAACGGATGCCGCATTCCAGCGTCATGAGCCTTGCACCCCATGCAAGGCTCTTTTTTTCTGCCATGCTCATGGATGCCCCGGCAGTGGAGAGATACCCTTTGGCGAACACTTCGTACAGATGCAGGTCAAAATGGACTTTGCTCTGGTCAGGTTCGTCCTCAGCGCAGTCGTTGGCACCGGTGCGGATGGAATCGCCGAAGTCGTAGGCCGAAAGTCCCGGCATCACGGTGTCGAGGTCAATGACACAGATGCCTTTTCCGGTAGCGGCATCGATGAGGACATTGTTGATCTTGGTGTCATTGTGGGTGACGCGCAGAGGAATTTCGCCAGCTGCCAGCTGATCCAGCAGGACATGGCAGTCCTGCTCCCTCGCATAGATAAATTCGATTTCCGATGTGATATTTTTTGCCCGGCCCAGTGCATCGGCGGCGAGGGCTTTTTCAAAATTGGCAT is a genomic window containing:
- a CDS encoding phosphotransferase enzyme family protein; translation: MQRINTDTFTNPVGLMENICGVTRHLRAKILAEGGDLARETLNVIPTLSGSTYYLDADGGAWRAYDFVEDTICLQQVGSETDFRTVAETLGKFQNQLADYPASTLHETIARFHDTPNRYANFEKALAADALGRAKNITSEIEFIYAREQDCHVLLDQLAAGEIPLRVTHNDTKINNVLIDAATGKGICVIDLDTVMPGLSAYDFGDSIRTGANDCAEDEPDQSKVHFDLHLYEVFAKGYLSTAGASMSMAEKKSLAWGARLMTLECGIRFLTDYLEGDHYFHIARPDHNLDRARTQFTLVRQMEEVFDQMLEIVCPDNH
- a CDS encoding plasmid mobilization protein, giving the protein MTKTNVQSTPSNSQHHDTPNSKTHVIKFRVAAEEKASLELTCKLLNLSLSTFIRRAIHNVKIEKTVIVAGGSEETLTAVSTLLAQCSKMGSNLNQLARHFNSGGADTEQIRAKLLDELADLTAFRLHAEKVLGELYGNAQAYRL